In Deinococcus apachensis DSM 19763, a single genomic region encodes these proteins:
- a CDS encoding transposase: MKHKRFSEEQIIKLLQDAKKGEKPIEELCREAGCSTASFYTWKAKYGDATVDEARRLRQLERENERLLKLVGQQRLELEGMKVLLGKKR, encoded by the coding sequence GTGAGGAACAGATCATCAAGCTGCTCCAGGACGCCAAAAAGGGCGAAAAGCCAATCGAGGAGCTTTGCCGGGAGGCCGGGTGCAGCACGGCCTCCTTCTACACCTGGAAGGCGAAGTACGGCGATGCCACCGTGGACGAAGCCCGGCGGCTTCGTCAGCTCGAACGTGAAAACGAGCGCCTTCTGAAGCTGGTGGGGCAACAGCGCCTGGAGCTGGAGGGGATGAAGGTGCTGCTTGGAAAAAAGCGCTGA